A window from Streptomyces sp. NBC_00335 encodes these proteins:
- a CDS encoding SsgA family sporulation/cell division regulator, which yields MSAAAENPSAGTATTRAATATAPLVEASFIEAPFIEERVRARVITDDPLYRAIPVALRFVTDEPLAVRIVFPADLSPEGTDNEWVFPRALLEAGLQAPTGTGDVRVWPCGRVQAVVEFHSPEGVAVVQFDIAALRRFLRRTYAPAPAATR from the coding sequence ATGTCAGCCGCCGCCGAGAATCCATCCGCAGGCACCGCCACGACCCGGGCCGCGACCGCCACGGCCCCCCTCGTCGAGGCCTCCTTCATCGAGGCCCCCTTCATCGAGGAACGTGTACGCGCCCGAGTGATCACCGACGACCCGCTCTACCGGGCCATCCCGGTCGCCCTGCGGTTCGTCACCGACGAGCCGCTGGCCGTACGGATCGTCTTCCCCGCCGACCTCTCCCCCGAGGGCACCGACAACGAGTGGGTCTTCCCCCGCGCCCTCCTGGAGGCCGGCCTCCAGGCCCCGACCGGGACCGGTGACGTACGCGTCTGGCCCTGCGGGCGCGTCCAGGCCGTCGTCGAGTTCCACTCCCCGGAGGGCGTCGCGGTGGTCCAGTTCGACATCGCCGCGCTGCGCCGCTTCCTGCGCCGTACGTACGCGCCCGCGCCCGCGGCCACCCGTTAG